DNA from Mucilaginibacter mallensis:
GTATTTTCGGTTCCACCTGTTGCGGTTAGGTTATGCTGCTCCTGCATGGCTGATTTTTTGAAAACCGCATCGTACCAGTCAGTACTTTGTTTGGAGCCGTCAGCATAAGCAGCAAAATCCGCAGGGCCATAAATGATCCTGCCACCATTAGCCTGATGCTGTGATTGCTGATTAACAAGCGTCATGTATTGTGTAGCATCCACGGGCTTAGGTAAGCCTGATGGCACCTGTGAGCCAAATGTGCCTGAATAAGTAAGCTGAAGTGTGCCTGCCTTACCTTTTTTGGTGGTGATCAGGATAACACCGTTCGCTGCTTTAACACCATATACTGAAGCCGCAGCATCTTTTAGTACGGATACGCTTTCAATATCATTAGGATCAAGCCTGGTTAAAATATTACTTGAACCTACGCTATTATCGCCATTACCACCGGTAACACTGAAATCGGGCATTTCCACACCGTCAACAACGATTAACGGGTTACCCATTCCCCTTATGGAAATATTGTTGGCAAAATCACCTGGCTCAGCAGTATTTTGTACTACCTGTAAACCCGCAATTTTACCCGTAAGCATGTTTTCAACGTTCTCGTTTTTGGTAGTAACAATTTCAGCTGCATTGATAGATGTAACCGCGCTTGTTAAGGATACCTTTTTCTGCGTACCGTAACCTACTACCACAACTTCATCAAGATTTGAGGATGCAGGGGCTAACTTTACAGTTATTGTTTGCTGATCGCCTACAACAACTTCTTTTTTGCCGTAGCTAACAAAAGTAAAAACAAGGGCAGTGCCCTTAGTGGCACTGATAGTGAATTTCCCGGAAACATCGGTAGTTGTACCGTAAGTGGTGCCTTTTATCATCACACTTACGCCAGGCATGGTATTGCCTTTTTCGTCTAAAACTGTACCCTGAATTTTGTTAGTGCTTTGTGCAAATATAAATGCCGGGAGCAGTAACAAACACACCAGAAGCGAGAGGTGTGGAGATCGGATAACTTTTAGTTTTGCCGGGCAAAGGGTAATAAGCCGACCATAACTTGTAAAAATTTTCTTCATAATAAATTGGTTAATTGGTTAAAAATTGTGATTACCTACCGGGAGCCAGGACGGCCGGGTACGGAGGGTTGTTCACTTGGTTTGATACCACAATGATAGGCCGCACAGTATTAAAAAATGGGTTAATAAATGGGTTAATAAGTGAAAAAATATATTAATCTCAGCAAATAACAGGCAGGGGGATTAACATAAGTCGACAAAATATTTCCCAACAGTTAAATAAATCAATAAATAGCATTATTACTATTTAATATGGTGAAATGAATATTGAGTTTATTGAATGCCTGTGGTTACAGGCATACATATTGGCAGATCGGCAACAAATAGTTAGTGCAGTATCTTATCAAGGCTGATAGGATAATCAACACCTAATGATTTTTTATATTCGGTTACAAACTGGTCATAGATCTTTTTGCTGTGATCAATTCCTTTTAACCGTCTGTAGCTTTTTAATTGATACTTTAAAGCGGTATCATTAAAAGGATCGGTATTTAATATCAGTTTACTTATTTCTAATACTACTTTATAGTTTTCTTCGGCATATGATTTCTGCAATTGAGGTAGCAGTTCATTCATTAACTGTTCTTCGTAATTAACTTTAAAATCATCCAGCCAAACATCGGTCATATCACTTAAAAATGATCCACGGTTAATCAGCTCAAAGTGATCGGCAATTAATCTATCTTTTTCAGCTCCGGTCTTTTTAAGGGCATCTATTACCTGATAGTAATCGCAAAAGAAAGTTTCATTAGTATTAAAGAAGTATATATCATTTAAAAAAGTAAGTTCAACACCTTCAATATCGCCCATAGCGCTTCGCAGGTGATTAAATGTAACGCCTTTGATATTCTTTGTTTTGGAGATGTCTTTATCGGGCCATAACAACTGCGATATTTTTTTGGAAATTATACCATTATTTTCCTTACTGTTTAATAAGATGAGGATAAACAGCTGTTTAATTTTCGGGCTGAACAGATAAGTAATATCCCTGCCCTTTTTATCAATAACCATAAACTCGCCAAACAGGTAAACTGAATTTATTTTTTGTTCCTCAGTTTTTTCATCAACCAGCATTTCACCCTCCGGCTCAGCCCCAACGGGTATAAACGGGTTCTGCTTTCTTCTTGTGTACTGCCATACCAATGCGCCAATGAACAGTATGATAATCAGTCCTCCTATATATTTTAATTTAATAAAGGATTTAGCCCGCCATTTGCTGGTTTGCTGGTAACCGGTATTACTTACCGGAGGATATGCCAATGAATATACTTTTATAGTAGATTTATTAGGATCTGTAAACTCCTGTATGGTACATAACAGCTGATTGGTCTTACTATTCAGGAAGAGATTGATATCGCTTTCTATCCTTTCAGATATCACCGGTATCGAGGCACTTACTACCTGGTACGAGCCATCTTTAATAGAGAATTTGTAGAGCTTTATGCTGGTCTTAAATATTTCGTGCGGATAGCACATGGCGTAAAAATACTTGCCATCATCAGAGAGCACCAGGTTATTTGCAGGCACAAAAACATCATTATTAGGGTGAATGTCCCAACATTTTTTTATGGTGTGATTTTGCAGATTTATGCAGTACAGGTCATAGTATTGCCTGCCGCCCACTACCTGGTTGCCCGATTCATTGCCATAGCCCCCGAATAAATACACTTCATTGGCCTTATTTACATTACTTACCGCTGAGAAGAAACGAGGGGTAATGGTATCGCCTTTAAAAGCGACCTTCTCCCATTGGTCTTTACCGGGGTTATACTTAAAAAAATCATTGTAATACCTGTAAGAACCATAACCACCAAACAGATATATACTATCCTGGCTGGTGCTATAAAAGATATTGTGATGATGCCTTTGCCCTTTAAATTCTACTTTGCCTATCGCACTCCAAGTGAGCGATTTCATATCCAGTGAGGCTACACTAGGTTCAGTTGGGTGTTCGTGATAGGCCTCATATATATAACACTTATTCTCCCTGGTATTAAAAATACTTTTGCCCAGTAATAACGGTACAGGCGAAGGTCTTTTAAATGCCGATGCAACTGTGCTCCCATTCTCGCTGTCATAAAAAATGATAGAATCACGGGTAAATATGAATAGCTTGTTATCAATAGGTGTAAAATTGAGGCCTGCCACCTGTTTAAATGAATGTTTGTAAGCCGGTTTCCAGTAGTAGGAATCATTGATGAGCCAAACCGGGTTTTCAACTATACCCAACTCATCACCATCAATACTATGAACTATATTACCGGCCGATTCACTTAATGGGAATGAAAAACTTTTTTGATCGTTGCCAACCGTCAGGTTTTTTATAGCCATATCGGGCACTTCAACATAATATTGATTTTTACCGAATACTATTTTAGCTGAAACCGTATCATCCAAACCCAACTGATAGGCATGGTATACCTTATCATCTATATAAACATCAACCTTATCATCTTTCAGGTTAAAATCAACTTTTACCTTTATCCACTTGCGTTTATGCAGCTGCGATGTCTGTATGGGGATATTTAGCTTGTTGCTTTTTCTATCGATATTAAAGTATAAATAACCCGTACCATTAAGGTACAGGTAGCTTAAACTGTAGGAGTTATTTTTACTGGTAAGGTTAAAAATGTAGCCCAGGTTTTTATTATCCCACAACGAAAGATCAAAGTTGATGGATAGATTATCCCGAAACAAAGGCGGATTAGTACTAAAAACCGTATATGACGTGCGCTTGTTTAACAGGCTGTCATTTGAATTAAACATTAAGCCCTGGGCATGCGCACCTGTTAAATGAAAGAATACAAATAAGAAAAAAGCAATTCTATAAATTTTAATGTTGACCAATAAAAAGTTATCAGATTCTCGCATTAAGGGTTTTTCGTTTTAAAAATTATATATAGTTATGTATATTTTGGTTTATGACGCTAAATTAGAATTTAAAGAGCGAAAAAATAGTAATTTGTATTTGTTCGCTGCTGCTTGTAATAAATCACCTGAATTACAGTATTTTTAATTTAGAAACTATTATCTCTTTATTAATAAATAAATCCACTTATTACACCAATAAATAATACTAAATATCGCTGCTGCATATGCAACAATTGTAACCAGAAAATGTTGATCATAAGTAATATATGCAACAATTTCAATAAAATTATTGCATAGCTAAAATACCAGTTTTTATATATCATCATTACTGTTTAAATCTTATTTTTCAACCACCATATGTTACAAAACCGTGTAGATCCAACAGGGAATATTATTAGCACCAGCGCACGTGGCGCCTGGATGGGTAACCGCGGGCAATTGCATGATGCCGGTAAGCACATACTGAGGCCTTTTAAACTTAAAGCCTGGCTTATATGTTTGCTTGAATTTAAAGAGCGGCACAGGCAGGTAATGGCACCTAACCTTTACACTGAATTGTTCTTTTTGGATGAGGCAACCGCTTTTGCAGCTGGGCACAGGCCTTGTTTTGAATGCCGCAGGGAAGATTATAATCGTTTTAAATCCCTTTGGATAAAAGGCAACCCTGAATACGGTTTTAATAAAAAAACATCCATCCGTGAGATAGATGAAATAATACATAACGAAAGAATTGACCGGAAAGGAAACAAAGTAACTTTTGAAACCTCTATAAACGAGCTCCCCGATGGTACATTTATACTGATTGAAGATGAGCCCTATTTATTGGCAGGACACCATATTTATCATTGGACACCCTTTGGCTATGACGAAAGTACGCCGTTGCCTGTTTTAGAAAAAGTAACGGTACTAACTCCCAGATCAACAATCAATGCTTTTCGTGCAGGATATAATCCACAAATAAAAAATGAAATTGGCTGATTTTACCAGGTAAAGTTTTTTAATGATGCCTCATATTTAGCTACATCAAATTTATACAGGTCAGGTGACTTGTGCGCCCCTCCTTTTCTTGTTTTCGGCAGCTTTATCAATATATCAAACTTCATAATGCGGCGATAAAAGTTACCGCGGTTCAACTGTGTACCTAATATTGATTCGTATAGGTTTTGAAGCTCAGTTAAAGTAAACTCCTCTGGCAGCAAATTGTAGCCTATGGGTTTATAGCTCAACTGTTCCTGCAAAACCTGCAATGCTTTATCAACTATTTCCCGGTGATCCATCACCAGTTCAGGCAGTGCATCAACAGGCTTCCACTCACAGGCAGCAGAAAATTCATCAGCAACAGGTACCACTTTTGTATGATCAACCAAAGCATAATAACTCGTGGATATAAAACGCTGCTTATGCCAAAGATAATCAGGATAGCCTTCAAAAAAACGCTCAGAGCGGTTAACATCCCCAAATGTGCTGAACTGGTGTAAAAACACATCATCAACATTAGCACGTTCCTTTAAAACACGCTTAACAGCATCATTAACATTCTCCTCTTTTTTAACATAGCCCCCCGGTAACACCCACCGCGTATCACCAATTATTT
Protein-coding regions in this window:
- a CDS encoding Kelch repeat-containing protein: MRESDNFLLVNIKIYRIAFFLFVFFHLTGAHAQGLMFNSNDSLLNKRTSYTVFSTNPPLFRDNLSINFDLSLWDNKNLGYIFNLTSKNNSYSLSYLYLNGTGYLYFNIDRKSNKLNIPIQTSQLHKRKWIKVKVDFNLKDDKVDVYIDDKVYHAYQLGLDDTVSAKIVFGKNQYYVEVPDMAIKNLTVGNDQKSFSFPLSESAGNIVHSIDGDELGIVENPVWLINDSYYWKPAYKHSFKQVAGLNFTPIDNKLFIFTRDSIIFYDSENGSTVASAFKRPSPVPLLLGKSIFNTRENKCYIYEAYHEHPTEPSVASLDMKSLTWSAIGKVEFKGQRHHHNIFYSTSQDSIYLFGGYGSYRYYNDFFKYNPGKDQWEKVAFKGDTITPRFFSAVSNVNKANEVYLFGGYGNESGNQVVGGRQYYDLYCINLQNHTIKKCWDIHPNNDVFVPANNLVLSDDGKYFYAMCYPHEIFKTSIKLYKFSIKDGSYQVVSASIPVISERIESDINLFLNSKTNQLLCTIQEFTDPNKSTIKVYSLAYPPVSNTGYQQTSKWRAKSFIKLKYIGGLIIILFIGALVWQYTRRKQNPFIPVGAEPEGEMLVDEKTEEQKINSVYLFGEFMVIDKKGRDITYLFSPKIKQLFILILLNSKENNGIISKKISQLLWPDKDISKTKNIKGVTFNHLRSAMGDIEGVELTFLNDIYFFNTNETFFCDYYQVIDALKKTGAEKDRLIADHFELINRGSFLSDMTDVWLDDFKVNYEEQLMNELLPQLQKSYAEENYKVVLEISKLILNTDPFNDTALKYQLKSYRRLKGIDHSKKIYDQFVTEYKKSLGVDYPISLDKILH
- a CDS encoding NUDIX hydrolase, producing the protein MSIAEKILSRSQKLWETCIPHLSVDNVVFGFNNGKLNVLLLQIIGDTRWVLPGGYVKKEENVNDAVKRVLKERANVDDVFLHQFSTFGDVNRSERFFEGYPDYLWHKQRFISTSYYALVDHTKVVPVADEFSAACEWKPVDALPELVMDHREIVDKALQVLQEQLSYKPIGYNLLPEEFTLTELQNLYESILGTQLNRGNFYRRIMKFDILIKLPKTRKGGAHKSPDLYKFDVAKYEASLKNFTW